The Anastrepha ludens isolate Willacy chromosome 2, idAnaLude1.1, whole genome shotgun sequence genome contains a region encoding:
- the LOC128866958 gene encoding suppressor of fused homolog: MADAPSTSQSSRMEPPPGLKALIDHCQSIYPDQANPLQVTTVLKYWLGGQDPLDYISMYSNSGDPERGIPPHWHYVSFGLSDLHGDGRVHVQESNEMNTRSGMGFELSFRLLKNETEKENSSGKPQLPPTWPANLLQSIARYCFETGNMLCFGDNIPWRKSLDGNTNSQLKNILIAEDPQLSCIQTVFGTVEFCQIVGVTDEELEQASRWNGRGVLNFLQQDIKTGGNWWITDMSRSQSVFELFPELLLNLQDDLEKQGSDLAGVNADFTFREIQKQQCIKTEIDSNKLNEQCVFEENNLLEKLQIKREDAGFPQSMSMSSVSLHKSCPLSYQPHSADSISMDGIEITLAPYAAKYLMLAIKDRIRHGRHFTFKAQHLALTLVAESVTGAIVSKASPFGIIGYWIQVLIPDELVSPMMESFKNLQLDDVTESTKRHELEWPNWKLKLIIDNPSRGIKLPMGL; this comes from the coding sequence ATGGCTGATGCACCCTCAACAAGCCAAAGTAGTCGGATGGAACCACCTCCAGGACTGAAAGCACTCATTGATCACTGTCAGAGTATTTATCCAGACCAAGCCAACCCTTTGCAAGTAACAACAGTTTTAAAATATTGGCTTGGCGGGCAGGATCCTTTGGATTACATCAGCATGTATAGTAATAGTGGAGACCCAGAAAGAGGTATTCCGCCTCATTGGCATTACGTAAGTTTCGGATTAAGTGACCTACACGGAGATGGACGAGTGCACGTCCAGGAATCCAACGAAATGAATACTCGGTCCGGTATGGGATTCGAATTATCATTTAGGCTGCTAAAAAATGAAACGGAAAAGGAAAATAGTTCCGGAAAACCACAACTCCCACCAACATGGCCAGCAAACTTACTACAGTCCATAGCCCGTTATTGCTTCGAGACTGGAAATATGTTGTGTTTCGGAGATAACATACCTTGGCGTAAAAGTTTGGATGGCAACACAAACTCACAGTTGAAGAATATACTAATTGCCGAAGATCCACAGCTCAGCTGTATTCAGACAGTGTTCGGTACCGTTGAGTTTTGTCAGATTGTCGGTGTTACAGATGAAGAGCTTGAACAAGCTTCTCGCTGGAATGGGCGTGGTGTGCTGAACTTCTTGCAGCAAGACATTAAAACTGGTGGTAATTGGTGGATTACAGATATGAGTCGCTCTCAAAGTGTTTTTGAGCTCTTTCCGGAATTATTATTAAACTTGCAAGATGACCTGGAAAAACAAGGCTCAGATTTGGCTGGTGTAAATGCCGACTTTACATTCCGAGAAATACAAAAGCAACAATGCATTAAAACTGAAATtgattcaaataaattaaatgaacaatGCGTTTTCGAGGAAAATAATCtacttgaaaaattgcaaatcaaGCGTGAGGATGCTGGTTTTCCACAATCTATGTCAATGAGTAGTGTTTCTTTACATAAGTCATGCCCTCTCAGTTATCAGCCGCATTCGGCTGACTCCATATCAATGGATGGTATAGAGATTACTTTGGCGCCATATGCAGCAAAATATCTCATGTTAGCAATAAAAGATCGTATTCGCCATGGTCGTCATTTCACCTTCAAAGCCCAGCACTTGGCGCTAACTCTAGTAGCAGAATCTGTCACTGGAGCAATTGTGAGCAAAGCTTCCCCTTTTGGTATTATTGGGTATTGGATACAAGTTCTGATTCCAGACGAATTGGTTTCTCCTATGATGGAGTCTTTCAAAAACCTCCAACTGGACGATGTGACGGAAAGTACGAAGCGACATGAACTAGAGTGGCCGAACTGGAAATTAAAGTTAATAATTGATAATCCTAGCAGAGGAATAAAACTTCCTATGGGCTTATAA